TCGCAGCGGGGATTCCGGCGGTGCGTTCTCCAGCGGCGTGTCGGGGACCGGGTTGAAGGACTGAAAGAACGCCCGCGCCAAGCCCAGCTGTTGGTAGGCATGCTGCACGGTCGACAGGATCTCCAGATCCGACTCGCCGGCGGCACCGACGACAAACTGGGTGGCGCTGCTCGCCATGTGCGGCGCCGGTTCGCCCGGGGCGCGCGCCTCGCTTGCCCAGCGCAGCGGCGGCAGCAGCTCATTCTCGAACGACTTACTGGGGGCCAATGCCGGAAGTCGCAGCGCATTGGGTGCCTCGAGGTTGATCGATACGCGGCTGGCGACCCGCATCGAGCGCAGCACCTGGTCGCGCTCGGCGCCGGGCATGATCTTGAGGTGGATGTAGCCGCGGAAGCCGAAACGGCGTCGCAGAATCTCCGCCGTGGCGATCAACCGCTCCTGCGTGTTGGCCCCGCCGCCGGCGATCCCCGACGAGAGGAACAACCCCTGGACCCAGCCCGCCCGGAAGGCCTGGTCGAAGGCCAGCGCCATCTCCTCGGGCCGGAACGTCACTCGGCGCTGGTCGTGCTGGGAGCGGAAGGAGCAGTAGTTGCAGTCGCGTTCGCAGACCGTGGTGAGCATCGCCTTGAGCAGCGGGAAACGTCGGCCTCCCGGCCCAGCGGCGGGGTAGATGGGTATCTCATGCCCGCCAACGTTGAAGGTCTCGAGGCGTGCGGCGGAGGGCGCACCGCAGGCCCGGGTCCCGCCGGGGCGGTCGCCCGTATCGGCGACCTCCTGGCGGGCGCCTTCGGCGGCGAGGGTCAACCGCTCCAGCAGGTCCATGCCCCTAGAATAGCACAAACGTTCTACCGACGCAAGCCTGCCGGCCCTACCCGTCGGATTCGGCTCTACTGGCGCATGTGGCCTCGTCTATAATGCCAGTTGGCAGATGAGGAGACGAGGCCGATGACAAGGCAGGAGACGCCGGCGAGCCGCGAGATGGGTTTCGCGGGCAGGCTGGGGCTGAAGGCGGAGAACGCGCTGCAGCTGGCGGACACGATCGAGCGTGGCCTGTCCTACCGCGCCTTCGAGCGGCTGCAGACGGACATGGGAGTCACCCACCGCGAGCTGGCGGGGCTGGTGGGCATTTCATCACGCACGCTGGCCCGGCGCAAGGCCGAGAGCCGCCTGCAGCCGGAGGAGTCCGAGCGGCTGGTGCGGGCGTCGCGTATCTTCGACGATGCGGTGATGCTGTTCGAGGGCGACAAGGTGGCCGCGCTGAACTGGCTGCGCTTGCCGGCGCGGGCGTTGGCAGGACGCAAGCCAATCGAGTTCGCCCGCAGCGAGGTCGGCGCGCGCGAGGTCGAGAACTTGATCGGCCGGCTGGAGCATGGAGTGTTTGGATGAGCTCGGCCGCCTGGCGGATCGTCAAGTCCCGCTACGCGGCCGAGGCCTTCAGCGGCGAAGGCGCCCGGCGATTCGGGGGACGCTGGACCAGCTCCGGACGGCCGGCGGTCTACACCGCCGAGCACGCCTCGCTGGCGGTGCTCGAAGTGCTGGTCCACCTGGGCAGCCCGCAGGTGTTGAGCGCCTACAGCATCCTGCGTTGTGAGTTCGATCCGTCGCTGCTGCGCGCCCTTGCTCCCACCGTCTTGCCGGTAGACTGGCGCGCTTCACCCGCGCCGGCTTCGCTGCGCCTGATCGGCGATCGCTGGCTGGCCGAGCAGGAATCGGCGGTGCTCGGCGTGCCTAGCGCCGTTCTCCCGCTCGAACACAACTACTTGCTGAATCCTCTGCACCCGGACTTCGCACGGGTTGCGCTGGGCAAGGCCCAGCTCTTTGAGTTCGACCCGCGCCTCACCTGACAGCAGGGCAAAAGACCCGCAGTGACCTCACCCCCTGACCCCCTCTCCGCAGAAAGCCGTCGTGTCCGGCGGGCTGTGTGGCAGTGAGGGGTACGAGATCTGGGGAGTTGGGGGAGCAGAGCTCCCCCAACTCCCCAAGAATGCCATCTCCTCCCCCTGCACGATGCCAAGGCAAGCAAGTCCTACCCGGCGCAGGGGGAGCCCCTGCGGGATGCTTCGCTAGGGTCGGGGCCGTTTCGCCCCGGCGGGCCGGGGCTCCTGGCCCGAGCGGGGTGGGGGTCTGGCCGGGTAACGGGCTCTCCGCAGTCTTCAAACCAGATTCTTCCGGCTTGGAGGCGCCACGGATCGCGGCAAGGTATCCAGCCGGCATGCCGTCTTCGGCCCAAGGATGCCAGGCACGAGTCCGGCGAAACGTCTGTTGGTGGGGCAGTTGGGGCAGGCGCAGCACGATCCACCACCGAGCTTTCGCCTGGCAGTGGACCGTGGGAATTGTGGCCGCGTTCGGCTATCGCCGGAATGCGCTGATGACCCGGCGAATCAGAACTGCCGCGACCACTCCTTCGGCCAGCGCTCGATCACAACCTTGGTCTGGGTGAAGAACTCGACCGCGTGCCGGGCCTGGCCGTGGAGCGTGCCGAAGAAGGATTCCTTCCAACCGCTGAAGGGGAAGAAGGCCATCGGGGCGGCGACGCCGATGTTGATCCCGATGTTGCCAGCCTGGGCCTCGTAACGGAACTTGCGGGCCGCTGCCCCGCTGCCGGTGAACAGGCAGGCCATGTTGCCGAAGGCGCTCTTGTTAACCAGCTCGATCGCCTGGTCGACGGTCTCCACGTGCATCATCCCGAGTACCGGCCCGAAGACTTCCGTGTTTGCCAGCTTGCCCGCTGACGGACAATCGCTCAAGATGGTCGGCCCGAGGAAGTTGCCCTTCGCGTAGCGTGGAACGACAAGGCGGCGTCCATCGAGGACCATCTCTGCGCCCTCGTCCAACCCCTGCTGGATCAGGCCTGCGATACGCTGCTTGCTTTGGGGGGTGATCACCGGCCCCATCGTCACACCGTCATCCAGGCCGTACCCGACGACGCGCTCTGACGCCGCCTGAGCGATCGCCTGGGTGAACGAATCGCGCACGCTGCCCACGGTCACGGCCATGGAGGCCGCTAGACAGCGCTGGCCGGCATTGCCGAACACGCTGTCGGCGACGATGCGGGTCGTCATTTCCAGGTCGGCATCCGGAAGAACGATCACCGGGTTCTTGGCGCCGCCCTGGGCCTGCACCCGCTTGCCGCTGGCCGAGCCGCGGCTGTAGACATGGCGTGCCACCGGCGTCGACCCGACGAAGCTAATTGCCCGGATGATCGGATGGTTGAGCAGGGCGTCAACCGTTTCCGGACCGCCGTTGACCAGGTTGAACACACCGGCAGGAATGTCGATCGTCTCGAACAGCTCGGCCACCCGCTGCATCGTGATCGGGCAGCGCTCGGACGGCTTGACGATCACGGTGTTGCCGCAGGCCAGGGCATAGGGCAGGAACCAGAACGGGATCATGCCCGGGAAGTTGAATGGGGCGACGATGGCGCATACGCCGACCGGCTGGCGGATCATGTACTCGTCGATCCCGGGAGCGATGTCCTCGGAGAACTCGCTCTGCATCAGGGTAGGGATGCCGCAGGCGAC
The Anaerolineales bacterium genome window above contains:
- a CDS encoding RES family NAD+ phosphorylase, whose product is MSSAAWRIVKSRYAAEAFSGEGARRFGGRWTSSGRPAVYTAEHASLAVLEVLVHLGSPQVLSAYSILRCEFDPSLLRALAPTVLPVDWRASPAPASLRLIGDRWLAEQESAVLGVPSAVLPLEHNYLLNPLHPDFARVALGKAQLFEFDPRLT
- a CDS encoding DUF2384 domain-containing protein, which produces MTRQETPASREMGFAGRLGLKAENALQLADTIERGLSYRAFERLQTDMGVTHRELAGLVGISSRTLARRKAESRLQPEESERLVRASRIFDDAVMLFEGDKVAALNWLRLPARALAGRKPIEFARSEVGAREVENLIGRLEHGVFG
- a CDS encoding aldehyde dehydrogenase family protein, translating into VACGIPTLMQSEFSEDIAPGIDEYMIRQPVGVCAIVAPFNFPGMIPFWFLPYALACGNTVIVKPSERCPITMQRVAELFETIDIPAGVFNLVNGGPETVDALLNHPIIRAISFVGSTPVARHVYSRGSASGKRVQAQGGAKNPVIVLPDADLEMTTRIVADSVFGNAGQRCLAASMAVTVGSVRDSFTQAIAQAASERVVGYGLDDGVTMGPVITPQSKQRIAGLIQQGLDEGAEMVLDGRRLVVPRYAKGNFLGPTILSDCPSAGKLANTEVFGPVLGMMHVETVDQAIELVNKSAFGNMACLFTGSGAAARKFRYEAQAGNIGINIGVAAPMAFFPFSGWKESFFGTLHGQARHAVEFFTQTKVVIERWPKEWSRQF